In a single window of the Raphanus sativus cultivar WK10039 chromosome 9, ASM80110v3, whole genome shotgun sequence genome:
- the LOC108823932 gene encoding subtilisin-like protease SBT3.8 isoform X3, producing MARAGADRKVHIVYLGEKQHDDPDFVTESHHQMLWSLLGSKEDAYDSMVYSYRHGFSGFAAKLTKSQAKQIADLPEVVHVTPNSVYELATTRTWDYLGLSAATPKNLLNDSNMGEEVIIGVVDTGVWPESEVFNDNGIGPVPKHWKGGCESGEEFNSSNCNKKLIGAKYFINGFLAENESFNETESLDFVSPRDYDGHGTHVSTIAGGSFLPGISYKGLAGGTVRGGAPRARIAMYKACWDDSGCYSADILKAMDEAIHDGVDVLSISIGYRIPYFPETDVRAPIATGAFHAVLKGITVVCSGGNSGPAAQTVGNAAPWILTVAATTLDRSFPTPLTLGNNKVILGQAMYTGPEVGFTSLVYPDDSIYFHQIFSKFSLLFLAINSNSQVEGKVVLSFTTSKRSGAVLNDASTVKRAGGVGVIVAKNPGDTLSPCVDDFPCVAVDYELGTNILLYIRSSGSPVVKIQPSKTLIGQPVGTKVAEFSSRGPNSISPAILKPDIAAPGVSILAATNTNTTFNDRGFIMMSGTSMAAPAISGVVALLKATHRDWSPAAIRSAIVTTAWRTDPFGEPIFAEGSPRKLADPFDYGGGLVNPEKAATPGLVYDLGLEDYVLYMCSVGYNESSISQLVGKGTVCSNPIPSVLDFNLPSITIPNLKEEVTLTRTLTNVGPPNSVYKVEVEPPLGVQVTVTPETLVFNSTNEKVSFKVRVSTTHKTNTGYYFGSLTWSDYVHNVTIPLSVRTQILQNYYDEN from the exons ATGGCACGAGCTGGTGCTGACAGAAAG GTTCATATAGTGTATTTGGGTGAGAAGCAGCATGATGATCCTGATTTTGTCACGGAATCTCATCATCAGATGTTGTGGTCACTTCTTGGAAG TAAAGAGGATGCTTATGATTCAATGGTGTACAGTTACCGACATGGCTTCTCAGGTTTTGCAGCCAAGCTTACCAAGTCCCAAGCCAAACAAATAGCAG ATTTACCTGAGGTGGTTCATGTCACACCTAATAGTGTCTACGAACTGGCAACAACTCGGACGTGGGACTACTTAGGACTTTCAGCCGCCACTCCGAAAAATCTTCTAAACGACAGTAATATGGGTGAAGAAGTTATCATTGGCGTTGTTGACACAG GAGTATGGCCAGAGTCTGAAGTCTTTAACGACAATGGGATTGGACCGGTGCCAAAACACTGGAAAGGAGGCTGTGAATCAGGAGAGGAGTTCAACTCCTCTAACTGCAACAAAAAGCTCATAGGAGCCAAATATTTCATCAATGGGTTTCTTGCGGAGAACGAAAGCTTCAACGAGACAGAATCACTTGATTTTGTTTCCCCTAGAGACTATGATGGTCATGGCACACATGTTTCCACAATAGCAGGCGGTTCTTTCTTGCCTGGCATAAGCTACAAGGGCCTAGCCGGAGGGACTGTGAGAGGTGGTGCACCTCGTGCTCGTATAGCAATGTACAAGGCTTGTTGGGACGATTCTGGTTGTTATTCAGCTGACATCTTGAAAGCTATGGATGAAGCTATACATGATGGTGTTGATGTTTTGTCCATTTCTATTGGATATCGAATTCCTTACTTCCCAGAAACTGATGTTCGCGCTCCGATAGCTACAGGGGCATTCCATGCCGTTTTAAAGGGTATCACAGTTGTTTGTTCAGGTGGTAACTCTGGCCCAGCTGCTCAGACTGTGGGAAACGCGGCTCCTTGGATCTTGACAGTGGCTGCAACTACTTTAGACCGGTCCTTCCCCACACCTCTTACACTTGGGAACAATAAAGTCATATTG GGTCAAGCAATGTACACAGGTCCAGAAGTTGGTTTCACTAGCTTGGTTTACCCAGATGATTCA ATCTATTTTCACCAAATATTCTCTAAGTTCTCACTCTTGTTTCTTGCCATCAATTCTAATAGTCAAGTGGAGGGAAAGGTTGTGTTGTCCTTTACAACATCAAAACGTTCAGGCGCTGTATTAAACGATGCAAGTACTGTGAAAAGGGCTGGTGGTGTTGGTGTAATTGTCGCAAAAAACCCAGGAGACACTCTCTCACCATGTGTAGATGATTTCCCTTGTGTTGCTGTTGACTACGAGCTGGGGACAAATATACTTCTCTACATACGTTCTAGTGG ATCACCTGTTGTGAAGATACAACCTTCTAAAACTCTCATTGGACAACCAGTTGGTACAAAGGTGGCTGAGTTCTCGTCAAGAGGACCTAATTCGATTTCCCCTGCGATCCTTAAA CCGGATATAGCAGCACCAGGAGTAAGCATACTAGCAGCTACAAACACTAACACCACTTTCAACGACCGAGGATTCATTATGATGTCAGGAACATCGATGGCGGCTCCTGCCATTTCAGGAGTTGTTGCACTTCTCAAAGCTACACACCGTGATTGGTCTCCTGCTGCCATTAGATCAGCCATTGTCACTACTG CTTGGAGAACAGATCCATTTGGAGAGCCGATATTCGCAGAAGGATCACCCCGGAAGCTAGCTGATCCGTTCGACTATGGTGGAGGTCTTGTGAATCCAGAGAAAGCAGCAACACCAGGTCTTGTATATGACTTGGGCCTTGAAGACTATGTTCTCTACATGTGCTCTGTTGGTTATAACGAGTCATCAATCTCTCAGCTTGTTGGTAAAGGAACCGTCTGCTCCAACCCCATACCTTCCGTACTTGATTTCAACTTGCCTTCCATCACAATCCCAAACCTGAAAGAAGAAGTTACTCTCACCAGAACCCTCACTAATGTTGGACCACCCAATTCGGTCTATAAAGTAGAGGTTGAGCCACCATTGGGAGTTCAAGTGACTGTGACACCGGAAACGCTAGTGTTCAACTCAACCAACGAAAAGGTCTCTTTCAAAGTGAGAGTCTCGACCACACACAAAACCAACACAGGCTATTACTTTGGAAGCTTGACTTGGAGTGACTATGTTCATAACGTTACAATTCCTTTGTCTGTGAGAACACAGATTCTGCAGAACTACTATGATGAGAATTGA
- the LOC108823933 gene encoding uncharacterized protein LOC108823933 produces the protein MSGNTNCTVYIGNLDERVSDRVLYDILIQAGRVIDLHIPRDKETDKPKGFAFAEYETEEIADYAVKLFSGLVSLFNRTLKFAISGQDKAQSGSGHRTRPHSLSFDHHHSERFSSQLMSSPSPMPLDYTQEPPPPGVSNGAGLEYSRRVLSSALDINPPRPGRY, from the exons ATGTCGGGGAACACCAATTGCACCGTCTACATAGGGAACTTGGACGAGAGAGTGAGCGATAGGGTGTTGTATGACATCTTGATCCAAGCTGGGAGAGTAATCGATCTACACATTCCTCGCGATAAAGAAACCGATAAACCAAAAGGCTTCGCGTTCGCAGAGTATGAGACTGAAGAGATCGCCGATTACGCCGTCAAGCTCTTCTCCGGTCTTGTCTCTCTCTTCAATCGAACTCTCAAATTCGCC ATATCTGGACAAGACAAAGCACAGTCAGGTTCCGGTCACAGGACAAGACCTCATTCTCTGAGTTTCGATCATCACCATTCGGAGAGATTCTCATCACAGTTGATGTCTTCACCTTCTCCCATGCCTCTTGATTACACTCAAG AGCCACCTCCGCCAGGGGTTTCAAATGGAGCCGGTTTGGAGTACAGTAGAAGGGTTCTGAGTTCGGCGCTAGATATCAACCCTCCAAGACCGGGTCGCTACTGA
- the LOC108823932 gene encoding subtilisin-like protease SBT3.8 isoform X1 — translation MLGRKNYIIFVVLTLLIILNGQRSFMARAGADRKVHIVYLGEKQHDDPDFVTESHHQMLWSLLGSKEDAYDSMVYSYRHGFSGFAAKLTKSQAKQIADLPEVVHVTPNSVYELATTRTWDYLGLSAATPKNLLNDSNMGEEVIIGVVDTGVWPESEVFNDNGIGPVPKHWKGGCESGEEFNSSNCNKKLIGAKYFINGFLAENESFNETESLDFVSPRDYDGHGTHVSTIAGGSFLPGISYKGLAGGTVRGGAPRARIAMYKACWDDSGCYSADILKAMDEAIHDGVDVLSISIGYRIPYFPETDVRAPIATGAFHAVLKGITVVCSGGNSGPAAQTVGNAAPWILTVAATTLDRSFPTPLTLGNNKVILGQAMYTGPEVGFTSLVYPDDSVDSNQTFSDQVEGKVVLSFTTSKRSGAVLNDASTVKRAGGVGVIVAKNPGDTLSPCVDDFPCVAVDYELGTNILLYIRSSGSPVVKIQPSKTLIGQPVGTKVAEFSSRGPNSISPAILKPDIAAPGVSILAATNTNTTFNDRGFIMMSGTSMAAPAISGVVALLKATHRDWSPAAIRSAIVTTAWRTDPFGEPIFAEGSPRKLADPFDYGGGLVNPEKAATPGLVYDLGLEDYVLYMCSVGYNESSISQLVGKGTVCSNPIPSVLDFNLPSITIPNLKEEVTLTRTLTNVGPPNSVYKVEVEPPLGVQVTVTPETLVFNSTNEKVSFKVRVSTTHKTNTGYYFGSLTWSDYVHNVTIPLSVRTQILQNYYDEN, via the exons ATGCTTGGAAGGAagaattacataatttttgtgGTGCTAACTCTGCTAATAATTCTCAATGGGCAGAGAAGTTTCATGGCACGAGCTGGTGCTGACAGAAAG GTTCATATAGTGTATTTGGGTGAGAAGCAGCATGATGATCCTGATTTTGTCACGGAATCTCATCATCAGATGTTGTGGTCACTTCTTGGAAG TAAAGAGGATGCTTATGATTCAATGGTGTACAGTTACCGACATGGCTTCTCAGGTTTTGCAGCCAAGCTTACCAAGTCCCAAGCCAAACAAATAGCAG ATTTACCTGAGGTGGTTCATGTCACACCTAATAGTGTCTACGAACTGGCAACAACTCGGACGTGGGACTACTTAGGACTTTCAGCCGCCACTCCGAAAAATCTTCTAAACGACAGTAATATGGGTGAAGAAGTTATCATTGGCGTTGTTGACACAG GAGTATGGCCAGAGTCTGAAGTCTTTAACGACAATGGGATTGGACCGGTGCCAAAACACTGGAAAGGAGGCTGTGAATCAGGAGAGGAGTTCAACTCCTCTAACTGCAACAAAAAGCTCATAGGAGCCAAATATTTCATCAATGGGTTTCTTGCGGAGAACGAAAGCTTCAACGAGACAGAATCACTTGATTTTGTTTCCCCTAGAGACTATGATGGTCATGGCACACATGTTTCCACAATAGCAGGCGGTTCTTTCTTGCCTGGCATAAGCTACAAGGGCCTAGCCGGAGGGACTGTGAGAGGTGGTGCACCTCGTGCTCGTATAGCAATGTACAAGGCTTGTTGGGACGATTCTGGTTGTTATTCAGCTGACATCTTGAAAGCTATGGATGAAGCTATACATGATGGTGTTGATGTTTTGTCCATTTCTATTGGATATCGAATTCCTTACTTCCCAGAAACTGATGTTCGCGCTCCGATAGCTACAGGGGCATTCCATGCCGTTTTAAAGGGTATCACAGTTGTTTGTTCAGGTGGTAACTCTGGCCCAGCTGCTCAGACTGTGGGAAACGCGGCTCCTTGGATCTTGACAGTGGCTGCAACTACTTTAGACCGGTCCTTCCCCACACCTCTTACACTTGGGAACAATAAAGTCATATTG GGTCAAGCAATGTACACAGGTCCAGAAGTTGGTTTCACTAGCTTGGTTTACCCAGATGATTCAGTGGACAGCAACCAAACTTTTTCTGA TCAAGTGGAGGGAAAGGTTGTGTTGTCCTTTACAACATCAAAACGTTCAGGCGCTGTATTAAACGATGCAAGTACTGTGAAAAGGGCTGGTGGTGTTGGTGTAATTGTCGCAAAAAACCCAGGAGACACTCTCTCACCATGTGTAGATGATTTCCCTTGTGTTGCTGTTGACTACGAGCTGGGGACAAATATACTTCTCTACATACGTTCTAGTGG ATCACCTGTTGTGAAGATACAACCTTCTAAAACTCTCATTGGACAACCAGTTGGTACAAAGGTGGCTGAGTTCTCGTCAAGAGGACCTAATTCGATTTCCCCTGCGATCCTTAAA CCGGATATAGCAGCACCAGGAGTAAGCATACTAGCAGCTACAAACACTAACACCACTTTCAACGACCGAGGATTCATTATGATGTCAGGAACATCGATGGCGGCTCCTGCCATTTCAGGAGTTGTTGCACTTCTCAAAGCTACACACCGTGATTGGTCTCCTGCTGCCATTAGATCAGCCATTGTCACTACTG CTTGGAGAACAGATCCATTTGGAGAGCCGATATTCGCAGAAGGATCACCCCGGAAGCTAGCTGATCCGTTCGACTATGGTGGAGGTCTTGTGAATCCAGAGAAAGCAGCAACACCAGGTCTTGTATATGACTTGGGCCTTGAAGACTATGTTCTCTACATGTGCTCTGTTGGTTATAACGAGTCATCAATCTCTCAGCTTGTTGGTAAAGGAACCGTCTGCTCCAACCCCATACCTTCCGTACTTGATTTCAACTTGCCTTCCATCACAATCCCAAACCTGAAAGAAGAAGTTACTCTCACCAGAACCCTCACTAATGTTGGACCACCCAATTCGGTCTATAAAGTAGAGGTTGAGCCACCATTGGGAGTTCAAGTGACTGTGACACCGGAAACGCTAGTGTTCAACTCAACCAACGAAAAGGTCTCTTTCAAAGTGAGAGTCTCGACCACACACAAAACCAACACAGGCTATTACTTTGGAAGCTTGACTTGGAGTGACTATGTTCATAACGTTACAATTCCTTTGTCTGTGAGAACACAGATTCTGCAGAACTACTATGATGAGAATTGA
- the LOC108823932 gene encoding subtilisin-like protease SBT3.8 isoform X2, giving the protein MLGRKNYIIFVVLTLLIILNGQRSFMARAGADRKVHIVYLGEKQHDDPDFVTESHHQMLWSLLGSKEDAYDSMVYSYRHGFSGFAAKLTKSQAKQIADLPEVVHVTPNSVYELATTRTWDYLGLSAATPKNLLNDSNMGEEVIIGVVDTGVWPESEVFNDNGIGPVPKHWKGGCESGEEFNSSNCNKKLIGAKYFINGFLAENESFNETESLDFVSPRDYDGHGTHVSTIAGGSFLPGISYKGLAGGTVRGGAPRARIAMYKACWDDSGCYSADILKAMDEAIHDGVDVLSISIGYRIPYFPETDVRAPIATGAFHAVLKGITVVCSGGNSGPAAQTVGNAAPWILTVAATTLDRSFPTPLTLGNNKVILGQAMYTGPEVGFTSLVYPDDSVDSNQTFSDSLLFLAINSNSQVEGKVVLSFTTSKRSGAVLNDASTVKRAGGVGVIVAKNPGDTLSPCVDDFPCVAVDYELGTNILLYIRSSGSPVVKIQPSKTLIGQPVGTKVAEFSSRGPNSISPAILKPDIAAPGVSILAATNTNTTFNDRGFIMMSGTSMAAPAISGVVALLKATHRDWSPAAIRSAIVTTAWRTDPFGEPIFAEGSPRKLADPFDYGGGLVNPEKAATPGLVYDLGLEDYVLYMCSVGYNESSISQLVGKGTVCSNPIPSVLDFNLPSITIPNLKEEVTLTRTLTNVGPPNSVYKVEVEPPLGVQVTVTPETLVFNSTNEKVSFKVRVSTTHKTNTGYYFGSLTWSDYVHNVTIPLSVRTQILQNYYDEN; this is encoded by the exons ATGCTTGGAAGGAagaattacataatttttgtgGTGCTAACTCTGCTAATAATTCTCAATGGGCAGAGAAGTTTCATGGCACGAGCTGGTGCTGACAGAAAG GTTCATATAGTGTATTTGGGTGAGAAGCAGCATGATGATCCTGATTTTGTCACGGAATCTCATCATCAGATGTTGTGGTCACTTCTTGGAAG TAAAGAGGATGCTTATGATTCAATGGTGTACAGTTACCGACATGGCTTCTCAGGTTTTGCAGCCAAGCTTACCAAGTCCCAAGCCAAACAAATAGCAG ATTTACCTGAGGTGGTTCATGTCACACCTAATAGTGTCTACGAACTGGCAACAACTCGGACGTGGGACTACTTAGGACTTTCAGCCGCCACTCCGAAAAATCTTCTAAACGACAGTAATATGGGTGAAGAAGTTATCATTGGCGTTGTTGACACAG GAGTATGGCCAGAGTCTGAAGTCTTTAACGACAATGGGATTGGACCGGTGCCAAAACACTGGAAAGGAGGCTGTGAATCAGGAGAGGAGTTCAACTCCTCTAACTGCAACAAAAAGCTCATAGGAGCCAAATATTTCATCAATGGGTTTCTTGCGGAGAACGAAAGCTTCAACGAGACAGAATCACTTGATTTTGTTTCCCCTAGAGACTATGATGGTCATGGCACACATGTTTCCACAATAGCAGGCGGTTCTTTCTTGCCTGGCATAAGCTACAAGGGCCTAGCCGGAGGGACTGTGAGAGGTGGTGCACCTCGTGCTCGTATAGCAATGTACAAGGCTTGTTGGGACGATTCTGGTTGTTATTCAGCTGACATCTTGAAAGCTATGGATGAAGCTATACATGATGGTGTTGATGTTTTGTCCATTTCTATTGGATATCGAATTCCTTACTTCCCAGAAACTGATGTTCGCGCTCCGATAGCTACAGGGGCATTCCATGCCGTTTTAAAGGGTATCACAGTTGTTTGTTCAGGTGGTAACTCTGGCCCAGCTGCTCAGACTGTGGGAAACGCGGCTCCTTGGATCTTGACAGTGGCTGCAACTACTTTAGACCGGTCCTTCCCCACACCTCTTACACTTGGGAACAATAAAGTCATATTG GGTCAAGCAATGTACACAGGTCCAGAAGTTGGTTTCACTAGCTTGGTTTACCCAGATGATTCAGTGGACAGCAACCAAACTTTTTCTGA CTCACTCTTGTTTCTTGCCATCAATTCTAATAGTCAAGTGGAGGGAAAGGTTGTGTTGTCCTTTACAACATCAAAACGTTCAGGCGCTGTATTAAACGATGCAAGTACTGTGAAAAGGGCTGGTGGTGTTGGTGTAATTGTCGCAAAAAACCCAGGAGACACTCTCTCACCATGTGTAGATGATTTCCCTTGTGTTGCTGTTGACTACGAGCTGGGGACAAATATACTTCTCTACATACGTTCTAGTGG ATCACCTGTTGTGAAGATACAACCTTCTAAAACTCTCATTGGACAACCAGTTGGTACAAAGGTGGCTGAGTTCTCGTCAAGAGGACCTAATTCGATTTCCCCTGCGATCCTTAAA CCGGATATAGCAGCACCAGGAGTAAGCATACTAGCAGCTACAAACACTAACACCACTTTCAACGACCGAGGATTCATTATGATGTCAGGAACATCGATGGCGGCTCCTGCCATTTCAGGAGTTGTTGCACTTCTCAAAGCTACACACCGTGATTGGTCTCCTGCTGCCATTAGATCAGCCATTGTCACTACTG CTTGGAGAACAGATCCATTTGGAGAGCCGATATTCGCAGAAGGATCACCCCGGAAGCTAGCTGATCCGTTCGACTATGGTGGAGGTCTTGTGAATCCAGAGAAAGCAGCAACACCAGGTCTTGTATATGACTTGGGCCTTGAAGACTATGTTCTCTACATGTGCTCTGTTGGTTATAACGAGTCATCAATCTCTCAGCTTGTTGGTAAAGGAACCGTCTGCTCCAACCCCATACCTTCCGTACTTGATTTCAACTTGCCTTCCATCACAATCCCAAACCTGAAAGAAGAAGTTACTCTCACCAGAACCCTCACTAATGTTGGACCACCCAATTCGGTCTATAAAGTAGAGGTTGAGCCACCATTGGGAGTTCAAGTGACTGTGACACCGGAAACGCTAGTGTTCAACTCAACCAACGAAAAGGTCTCTTTCAAAGTGAGAGTCTCGACCACACACAAAACCAACACAGGCTATTACTTTGGAAGCTTGACTTGGAGTGACTATGTTCATAACGTTACAATTCCTTTGTCTGTGAGAACACAGATTCTGCAGAACTACTATGATGAGAATTGA